The following DNA comes from Winogradskyella sp. PG-2.
TAAAAATTGGCAATTATATTTTCGATTTCCCTAAGCAGCAATTACAATTTCTTAACGAAGCTATTGTTCAATTAACCCATAGAGAAGCGCACTTATTATTTCATTTAATAAAGAATAAAAACGAAGTGCTTGATCGTTCTTTAATTCTCAATAAACTTTGGGGCACTGACGATTTCTTTTCTGCCAGGAGTATGGATGTATTTATTACTAAGCTTAGAAAAAAGCTTAAAAAAGACGAAAACATTCAGATTATTAATGTTCGTGGTTTTGGATATAAATTAACAGATTAAACCAGCTATACTAAATACTGGTTTTAGAAAGTTATAGAATGGAGCAATTTTTGTATTTTTCTCTACAATTGCTTCAACACTATGCTAAAGCTATTTTATATACTTTTTCTTTTCGGTTTTACTTGTTTTGCACAAGAACAAGTAAAAGCTAGTATCAAAGACTCTACACATTTAAAAGCAGAATCTATTTTTGGTGTTGACACTTTTAATACCGTGTACTATACAACTGAGAATAATTCCTTTCATAAAAAAACAAAAGATACAGTTATTACTTACTCCAATTTTCAACTTAGTAAAATCACTTCAGCCAATACTTTTAATCCTTTAAAAATAAACTTATTCTATAAAGACTTTAATACAGTTGTGATTCTAGACAATCGGCTAGCTGAAATATATAAAATAGATTTTAATACCAATCAACCCTACAAAAATGTTAGCTACGTTTCAACAGGTTTTGATAATACCCTATGGATTTTTAATCAAGATTTACAACAGCTCGAGTTATATGATTATAAAACCAATAAAATTAGATTGAAAACTGTACCTATACAATCTGAAGTTTTAGATCTTAGAAGCGATTATAACAATTGCTATATGCTTACTGAAAATTATCTATACGTCTATAACTATTTTGGAAGTCTAGTCGCTAAACACAAAAATGAAGGTTATGAAAATTTAGCATTTAGCAAAGCTAATTTAGTACTAAAAAAGGGTAATCAACTGCATATATTACAAAAAAATAAGACAGAAATTCAACCTATTGAGCATCCAAATATGTTAATAAGTCAGTTTTTGGTAACCAATGAAACCTTGTATATTTACGACGACGAAATTCTACGTCAGTACCAACTTAAATTAGAATAGATTATGCATATTGCTGTAGCAGGAAACATTGGCGCAGGTAAGACTACACTGACTAAACTTTTAGCTAAACATTACAGATGGGAAGCACAATTAGAAGATGTTGTAGATAATCCTTATTTAGATGATTTTTACAATCAGATGGAACGCTGGAGCTTCAATTTGCAGGTTTATTTCTTAAACAGTAGGTTTCGTCAAGTTAGTCAAATTCACGAGAGTGGTAAAGATATTATACAAGACAGAACTATCTATGAAGATGCACATATTTTTGCACCCAACCTTCATGCTATGGGTTTGATGACAAATCGTGATTTTGAAAATTATTCTTCACTTTTTGAGTTAATGGAATCTTTTGTAAAAGGGCCAGATTTATTGATTTATTTAAGAAGCTCTATTCCAAATTTAGTGGCTCAAATCCACAAACGAGGTCGTGATTATGAAAATACAATCAGCATTGATTACTTAAGTCGACTTAATGAACGTTACGAAGCATGGATTTCTAAATACGACAAAGGAAATTTACTAATCATAGACGTAGATGACTTAGATTTTGTTGCTAATCCTGAAGATTTAGGTGGTATTATCAATAAAATTGATGCCCAGATTAATGGTCTATTCTAATGAATAAAATTATGCTTTCGAGCATGGTTTATAGCTTCATTACTACTTTCAACAATTAAAACTGGTACGTCCTTATAATCTTCAAATAAAGAAGACATTCTATTCATTCTTTTAGAATGCTCTACAGCTCTTAAATAAATTGCTGAAATACGATTAGGGAATTTCTTGACGACATCTAAATATATATAAGCATCTTTTTCACCACAATCACCAATAAGTATAAAATTTAACTTTGGATATGTATTTAGAATATTATATATCTCATGATACTTATGAGCTAATTCAGTTTTAGGTGTACGATCAAAAGGTGTTCTAAAATCTCGAAGCAAAATTGGGCCTTTAGGAAAATTATTACGTTTAAGAAAAAACTCTAAATAACGATATAAGTTCCATGGGCTATTGCTAACATAAAAAATTGGGTTAGCTTCCTTTTTTGATTTCCCACAATGTAAAGAATGGTAAAACTCTGCTGAACCTTCTAACGCTTTCCGTCTATGTGGTGTCTTAAAAAAAGTATTAACTATAACTCTCCATTTTAAACGTGATGCTACACCAGTATGTAAAATTGTATCGTCAATATCACTGATAACTCCAAAACTAGAATCTAATTTTGGAACCAACATTTGTCCTATAAATTGATTCTCTTGTTGAATCTTCCTCTTGTGATCTGATGCATAAGCAACTGTATAACTCAACCAACCTTCATTATCTAATAATTTATAGGTGTCATCTGATGATTCATCAACTAAAAAATAACCTTCTGCATCTGTATTGCATTTTATAATAGAGCCATTTGAAAACGTAATAGACAGAGGTGTATTTCTAATTTCATCTGTTTCAAAACGCTTCCATGAGTTTATCAAAAGATTAAACCAACCTTTTTTATCTAGGTCAATATCTTCATCTTCTAATGCTCTACCTCTAAGATATAGATGTGTTTTTGTCCCATAGCTTCTAAATGCAATAATTTGCAAGGGATCTTTTCTAAACCAACTCAAATACTAAATAATTTTTAAGTTTCAAGGTACTAAACTATCGCGAACTATTTATCTTAAAAAACATACTTGATTAACTTAAATGTTAAATATTAACAAGTTCCATAATTTTAAATATTATTCAGAGTATTTTAGTAACATCATGATTACTTAAAACTAAAACCAACCAACTCATGAAATCAAAAATCTACAATTGCTTTAGCATTGACAACCTAATGACTAAAAAAAATATTGCTCTTTTTATTTTAAGCCTATCTCTTTGTTTTTCTTATGCTCAAAATAATGAAAATCCTAATCCTAATTATAGAGCTGCTGCTAAATATTCACCTACTAACTTAAGCAAGTTAGTACATTCAACATCTGTGAGGCCACATTGGCTTAAAAACGGCAATCGCTTTTGGTATCAGTACAAAACCACTGAAGGTTCTAAATATTATATAGTTGATGCCGATAAGCGTAGTAAAAAAGAACTTTTTGATAATGAAAAAATGGCGCAATGGTTAACAGAAATAACTAAAGATCCTTATGATGCTAAACATCTACCTCGTTTTAGTTTTAAGTTCGTAAAAAATGAAACAGCTATTCAATTCTATATAACGTCTACAGAAAAAGTTGAAGAAGAGAAAGAAGACGATGACAAGAAAAAAGATGCTGTAATTAAAACAGACTCTACTAAAACAGATTCAACAAAAACTAAAAAAAAGAAAAAGAGTAAACCAAAGATGGTTAATAAAGTTTACCATTTTGAATATAAGTTAGGAAGCAGTTCTTTAACTATTTTAGACAATAAAAAGAAAGGAAAAGAAGACTGGAAAAAATGGGCCAATATAGCTCCAGATAGCTCTGTTGTATTATTCTCTAAGCATTACAATTTGTACTGGATGGATAAAGCCAACTTTTTAAAAGCAGTTAAAAATGAAAAGGATACGACTATCGTTGAGAATCAATGGACAAAAGATGGAGAATTATACTATTCTTATGGAGGAGGTAGTGGTAGAGGTGAAACTAATGAATCCATGAAGAAAAATAAAGACAAGCGTAAACGTGTGTTTGGGGTTTGGTCTCACGATTCTAAAAAGTTTGTATTTCAAAGAAATGATTCGCGTCACATTAATGATTTATGGGTCATCAATACAACTAAAGGAAAGCGACCAACATTAGAGACATACAAATATCATATGCCTGGTGAGGATGAGTTTTACAAAACTGAGCTACATGTGTTTGACATACCCACCAAAAGTAGTATTCAGGTTCAATTAGACTCCATTAAACAGCAAAGTATTCAAGTCTATCGCGAACCTTTAAAAAAGGCCAACTATGACGATGATTTTAGACCTTCATTATTACTATCAAGAAAAGGTAAAATCTATTACAGCACCATCAGTAGAGACCGTAAAAAACTAGATATCTGTGTCGCTGATATAAATTCTGGTGAAGTAAAAGTATTAATTGAAGAACGATTTAATACGTATATAGAATCAAGGCAATTGATGCTTTTTAATAATGAATCAGAAATGCTACATTGGGCTGAACGCTCTGGTTGGGCACATTATTACTTATATGATGCTGAGGGCAATTTAAAAAATCAAGTTACCAAAGGATCTTACCATGTTGAACAAGCCATTGGTGTTGATG
Coding sequences within:
- a CDS encoding App1 family protein translates to MSWFRKDPLQIIAFRSYGTKTHLYLRGRALEDEDIDLDKKGWFNLLINSWKRFETDEIRNTPLSITFSNGSIIKCNTDAEGYFLVDESSDDTYKLLDNEGWLSYTVAYASDHKRKIQQENQFIGQMLVPKLDSSFGVISDIDDTILHTGVASRLKWRVIVNTFFKTPHRRKALEGSAEFYHSLHCGKSKKEANPIFYVSNSPWNLYRYLEFFLKRNNFPKGPILLRDFRTPFDRTPKTELAHKYHEIYNILNTYPKLNFILIGDCGEKDAYIYLDVVKKFPNRISAIYLRAVEHSKRMNRMSSLFEDYKDVPVLIVESSNEAINHARKHNFIH
- a CDS encoding S9 family peptidase; translated protein: MKSKIYNCFSIDNLMTKKNIALFILSLSLCFSYAQNNENPNPNYRAAAKYSPTNLSKLVHSTSVRPHWLKNGNRFWYQYKTTEGSKYYIVDADKRSKKELFDNEKMAQWLTEITKDPYDAKHLPRFSFKFVKNETAIQFYITSTEKVEEEKEDDDKKKDAVIKTDSTKTDSTKTKKKKKSKPKMVNKVYHFEYKLGSSSLTILDNKKKGKEDWKKWANIAPDSSVVLFSKHYNLYWMDKANFLKAVKNEKDTTIVENQWTKDGELYYSYGGGSGRGETNESMKKNKDKRKRVFGVWSHDSKKFVFQRNDSRHINDLWVINTTKGKRPTLETYKYHMPGEDEFYKTELHVFDIPTKSSIQVQLDSIKQQSIQVYREPLKKANYDDDFRPSLLLSRKGKIYYSTISRDRKKLDICVADINSGEVKVLIEERFNTYIESRQLMLFNNESEMLHWAERSGWAHYYLYDAEGNLKNQVTKGSYHVEQAIGVDEKTRTLFFTAHGIPKDQDPYYEHVYKINLNGTGLKALNPGDYNSRTNMADSNGYFVSNYSRVNTIPKSELRNSAGNMVMQLEEADLSQLMATGYKFPEPFKMKADDGITDIYGVMYKPFEMDSTKKYPLLEYVYPGPQTEAVNKSFSVRMDRLDRMAQIGFIVVTMGNRGGHPDRSKWYHNYGYGNLRDYGLADKRHVAEQLADKHEYIDINKVGIYGHSGGGFMSTAAILVYPDFFKAAVSSAGNHDNAIYNSWWSETHHGVQEEKDADGNVKYKYMIDNNQSLAKNLKGKLMLITGDVDNNVHPGGTIRMANALINANKRFDFMLMPGQRHGFGKMTEYSFWLRVDHFSKHFLGVEASNVDITEMNRDKPKTKS
- a CDS encoding deoxynucleoside kinase: MHIAVAGNIGAGKTTLTKLLAKHYRWEAQLEDVVDNPYLDDFYNQMERWSFNLQVYFLNSRFRQVSQIHESGKDIIQDRTIYEDAHIFAPNLHAMGLMTNRDFENYSSLFELMESFVKGPDLLIYLRSSIPNLVAQIHKRGRDYENTISIDYLSRLNERYEAWISKYDKGNLLIIDVDDLDFVANPEDLGGIINKIDAQINGLF